Proteins encoded together in one Marinobacter salsuginis window:
- a CDS encoding protein nirG, which translates to MIGLEAPDNANAGEDIGTSLTLTAINRGDHVAKGTRSSDNGYMIDIFITRQIMPTGYARYNEHYFDGVLLKGGRVSNTDNLPPRQRARYRTSAILPTDIPPGRYQLCARIDPGDKVREVIEDNNTHCQTLSINLSLMLIQALPRFEVLLPEHRDQELRILEREEVNLGPPSVTPETPVGTSDATRTILEDGSIVLTWQDGSKRRLRPDGLVEYVSPDGTIMSPIAIQVQGASLPELPEALDDWGSGLANDLLAILRNILTDAEFEAYQQTEADKGYYERINWRLRSIQFLTALEDNI; encoded by the coding sequence GGGATCATGTGGCAAAGGGGACCCGATCATCCGACAACGGGTACATGATCGACATTTTCATAACCCGTCAAATCATGCCCACTGGCTATGCCCGCTACAACGAACACTACTTCGATGGCGTCCTGCTCAAGGGTGGTCGCGTCAGCAATACCGATAACTTGCCTCCGCGGCAACGCGCGCGTTATCGCACCTCGGCAATACTGCCAACTGACATCCCACCGGGCCGGTACCAGCTTTGCGCCCGTATAGACCCGGGAGACAAAGTCCGAGAGGTCATCGAAGACAACAACACTCATTGCCAGACACTTTCCATTAACTTGTCCCTCATGCTCATTCAAGCCCTGCCGAGATTCGAGGTGCTCCTGCCCGAGCATCGGGACCAGGAACTTCGCATCCTGGAGCGTGAAGAGGTCAATCTCGGCCCGCCTTCTGTCACCCCGGAGACCCCAGTCGGCACATCTGACGCTACACGAACCATTCTTGAAGATGGCTCAATCGTCTTGACATGGCAGGACGGGTCAAAGCGGCGCCTGAGACCGGACGGGCTGGTTGAATACGTTAGTCCGGATGGCACCATCATGTCTCCCATAGCTATCCAGGTTCAGGGCGCCAGTCTGCCGGAGCTGCCCGAGGCGTTGGATGACTGGGGCAGCGGCCTCGCAAACGACCTGCTGGCCATCCTCAGAAACATCCTGACCGACGCTGAGTTCGAGGCCTACCAGCAAACCGAGGCCGACAAAGGCTATTACGAGCGTATCAACTGGCGCCTGCGCAGCATTCAGTTCCTGACAGCCCTGGAGGACAACATATAA